One segment of Clostridium ljungdahlii DSM 13528 DNA contains the following:
- a CDS encoding methionine ABC transporter ATP-binding protein, translating into MIDINNVGKSFNNKSVLKSINLHIQEGEIFGIVGHSGAGKSTLLRCLNGLESYDAGSIKVMGKEVKDLKGKEIRTFRKNLGMIFQNFNLLNRKNVYDNISLPLEVWGLEKSKIKTRVKELLNLVGLSDKAKSMPSELSGGQKQRVAIARALALNPSILLCDEATSALDPNTTKSILELLRKINNEFKITIVVVTHQMEVIKEICSKIAIIDEGEIKTSGNVEEIFLKPGKNLKKLLGNDSLLPDEGINIRIFFPKEISQDNLITSMAIDLNIKFSIVWGKLERFRSDVLGSLVINVNDKDKESICNYLSSKNVNWEVE; encoded by the coding sequence TTGATAGATATTAATAATGTAGGCAAGAGTTTTAACAATAAAAGTGTGCTTAAAAGTATAAATCTTCATATACAAGAAGGTGAAATATTTGGAATAGTTGGTCACAGTGGTGCTGGAAAATCTACACTTTTAAGGTGCTTGAATGGTCTTGAAAGCTATGACGCAGGAAGCATAAAGGTAATGGGCAAAGAAGTGAAAGATTTAAAAGGTAAAGAAATAAGGACTTTTAGAAAAAACTTGGGAATGATATTTCAAAATTTTAATTTATTAAACAGAAAAAATGTATATGATAATATCTCACTTCCACTTGAAGTCTGGGGATTAGAAAAAAGTAAAATAAAAACTAGGGTAAAAGAATTGTTAAATTTAGTAGGCCTTAGTGATAAAGCAAAGAGCATGCCCTCCGAATTAAGCGGTGGACAAAAACAAAGAGTAGCTATTGCAAGAGCTTTGGCGCTAAATCCAAGTATACTACTTTGTGATGAAGCCACATCTGCACTTGACCCAAATACTACCAAGTCAATACTTGAGCTTTTGAGAAAAATAAACAATGAATTTAAAATAACCATAGTAGTTGTAACCCATCAAATGGAAGTTATAAAAGAAATATGTAGTAAAATTGCCATTATAGATGAAGGCGAAATAAAAACTTCTGGAAATGTAGAGGAAATATTTTTAAAACCAGGGAAAAATCTAAAGAAGCTGCTTGGAAATGATAGTTTACTTCCAGATGAAGGTATAAACATAAGAATATTCTTTCCTAAGGAAATAAGCCAGGACAATTTGATAACTTCTATGGCTATAGATTTGAATATAAAGTTTTCTATAGTATGGGGAAAACTTGAAAGATTCCGCAGTGATGTTTTAGGAAGTCTGGTTATAAATGTAAATGATAAAGACAAAGAAAGTATATGTAATTATCTTTCTTCAAAAAATGTTAACTGGGAGGTAGAGTAA
- a CDS encoding methionine ABC transporter permease, whose protein sequence is MGFSETFQEILLPAIGQTFYMVIVSTILAVIIGFIPAILLVVTEPGGLKPNKVVYKILDAIVNLLRSFPFIILMIAIFPFTKLIVGKTIGTTAAIVPITIAAAPFASRVIESSLKEIDPGIIEAAKSFGASNMQIIFKVMIKEALPSIVLGITLTVISVVGCSAMAGTVGGGGLGDVAVKYGYYRFQTDIMVYTVIILIIFVQVLQTIGNLIYKKLNK, encoded by the coding sequence ATGGGATTTAGTGAAACATTTCAGGAAATACTACTTCCTGCTATTGGACAAACATTTTATATGGTTATAGTTTCTACAATACTTGCAGTAATTATAGGATTTATACCTGCTATTTTACTAGTTGTAACTGAACCTGGTGGATTAAAGCCTAATAAAGTAGTATACAAGATACTGGATGCAATAGTAAATTTATTGAGGTCATTTCCTTTTATAATACTTATGATAGCAATTTTTCCTTTTACAAAGCTTATTGTTGGAAAAACCATAGGTACAACAGCAGCAATAGTTCCTATTACAATAGCAGCAGCACCTTTTGCATCGAGAGTGATTGAATCTTCACTTAAAGAGATAGATCCGGGAATAATAGAAGCTGCAAAATCGTTTGGTGCAAGTAATATGCAGATAATATTTAAAGTTATGATTAAAGAGGCACTTCCTTCTATAGTACTTGGCATAACTCTTACTGTAATAAGTGTAGTTGGATGTTCAGCTATGGCAGGTACAGTAGGCGGAGGTGGACTTGGAGATGTGGCAGTAAAATATGGATATTATAGATTTCAGACTGACATAATGGTATACACTGTAATAATACTCATAATTTTTGTCCAGGTACTTCAAACTATAGGAAATCTTATATATAAAAAGCTTAACAAATAA
- the larA gene encoding nickel-dependent lactate racemase, whose protein sequence is MAKIELPYHKKIIEAEINDNNLLGILESKASEYKAELGQLEIVEKALDNPINSPKLEQLAENKKSIVIISSDHTRPVPSKIIMPALLRRIRSINSDANITILIATGLHRATTRQELIDKYGEDIVKNEKIVVHDAQNEDNLVKIGTLPSGGELIVNKLAVKADLLIAEGFIESHCFAGFSGGRKSVLPGIASAKTILANHCAEFVAHPSARVGNLKGNPVHKDMLYAAKKAELAFIINVALDEDKRIINAFAGDVNDAHVKGCEFVHNLSKVSKLVGDISISTNGGYPLDQNIYQSVKGMAAAEANCRDGGVIIMVSACSQGHGGETFYNNLANLNTPEEFLKKVSKVPRNRTVPDQWASQMLASILSKHTVIVVTDMCDPKIIKNMHMQQADTFKEALERAYGIMGKDAKVVVIPDGLGVIVD, encoded by the coding sequence ATGGCTAAAATAGAATTACCATACCATAAAAAAATAATAGAAGCTGAAATAAATGACAACAACTTACTTGGCATACTTGAATCAAAAGCAAGCGAATATAAAGCAGAGCTAGGACAATTGGAAATAGTAGAAAAAGCTCTTGACAATCCTATAAACTCACCTAAACTTGAACAATTGGCTGAGAATAAAAAAAGTATAGTTATAATAAGCAGCGATCATACAAGACCTGTTCCTAGCAAAATTATTATGCCTGCACTTTTGAGAAGAATAAGGAGTATAAATTCTGATGCTAATATTACTATACTAATTGCCACAGGCCTTCATAGGGCTACTACTAGGCAGGAACTCATAGATAAATATGGAGAAGATATAGTAAAAAATGAAAAGATAGTAGTACATGATGCACAGAATGAAGATAATCTGGTAAAAATCGGTACATTGCCATCTGGTGGTGAACTTATAGTAAATAAACTTGCAGTTAAAGCAGATCTTTTAATTGCAGAGGGGTTTATAGAATCACATTGTTTTGCTGGCTTTTCAGGAGGTAGAAAGAGTGTGCTGCCTGGAATAGCCTCTGCCAAGACCATCCTGGCAAATCACTGTGCGGAATTTGTAGCACATCCTTCTGCAAGAGTTGGAAATTTAAAGGGCAATCCTGTTCATAAGGACATGCTATATGCAGCTAAAAAGGCAGAATTGGCTTTCATAATAAATGTAGCACTAGATGAAGATAAAAGGATAATAAATGCTTTTGCAGGAGATGTGAATGATGCCCATGTAAAGGGCTGTGAATTTGTACATAATTTATCAAAAGTGAGTAAATTAGTAGGTGACATTTCTATTTCTACCAACGGAGGGTATCCGCTTGATCAAAATATATATCAATCTGTTAAGGGTATGGCAGCAGCTGAAGCCAACTGCAGAGATGGCGGCGTAATAATAATGGTGTCTGCTTGCAGCCAGGGCCATGGCGGCGAAACCTTTTATAACAATTTAGCTAATTTGAATACTCCAGAAGAATTCTTGAAAAAAGTCTCAAAAGTTCCTAGAAATAGAACTGTGCCTGATCAGTGGGCATCTCAGATGCTCGCGAGTATACTTTCAAAACATACAGTAATTGTTGTAACAGATATGTGCGACCCTAAAATAATAAAGAATATGCATATGCAGCAGGCAGATACTTTTAAAGAAGCTCTAGAAAGGGCATATGGTATTATGGGGAAAGATGCTAAGGTTGTGGTTATACCAGACGGACTAGGAGTAATTGTAGACTAA
- a CDS encoding GntR family transcriptional regulator: MLVQIDFESEMPIYEQLRRQIIEGIASGNLKLGESLPSVRQLAEDIGINLHTVNKAYNALKSDGYLNVDRRTGAVVSGTFPESTEEFDKKLKEEFTYLICEAHLRGKKMEDILSLCSDIFKQYIKKDK; encoded by the coding sequence ATGTTAGTTCAAATAGATTTTGAATCGGAAATGCCTATATATGAACAGCTTAGGAGGCAAATAATAGAAGGAATAGCCTCTGGTAATCTGAAATTAGGAGAGAGCCTTCCTTCTGTAAGACAACTGGCAGAAGATATTGGAATAAATCTTCATACAGTAAACAAAGCATATAATGCGTTAAAGTCAGATGGTTACTTGAATGTAGATAGGAGAACAGGAGCTGTAGTAAGTGGAACATTCCCTGAAAGTACGGAGGAGTTTGACAAAAAACTTAAGGAAGAATTTACTTACTTGATATGCGAAGCTCATTTAAGGGGAAAAAAGATGGAAGATATTCTGAGTCTGTGTTCTGATATATTTAAGCAGTATATTAAAAAAGATAAATAA
- a CDS encoding DUF1648 domain-containing protein — translation MKDNLFMCIYLFFIFVIILVINMLTPKFTRKEIVFGVRIPEDKIDSDEIKHIKAQFVKNNLIIGIPFIILFSVLNYSFLNVGMILFTTFAFVFISFLIYLISNRAMKNLKSQKLWLQGKKQVVTVDTSFSRSKSNMLVSAWFFLIPAAIIIVNIILGYMNYNSLPYKVPTHWDFSGNVTGYQFKSRFLIWEMPIAQIFSTFIFFIVYKGIGWSKQQISSIDPEASVKKNSIFRRSWSIYMVVFAVVTNLLLTVATVQMFRVFNVSNTFSIIIILAFVLITILGSIALSLKIGQGGSNIKFKSDDEEKGKSGFGDKDDDKCWVLGNSIYYNKNDPSLFVEKRFGIGWTINAGRPLGMAIYIGSIVIIIVTIIFAVFSGK, via the coding sequence ATGAAAGATAATTTGTTTATGTGTATATATTTATTTTTTATTTTTGTGATAATACTCGTAATCAATATGTTGACTCCTAAATTTACAAGAAAAGAAATTGTATTTGGAGTGAGAATCCCTGAAGATAAGATCGATTCAGATGAAATTAAGCATATAAAAGCACAATTTGTAAAGAATAATTTAATTATAGGAATTCCCTTTATTATTTTATTTAGTGTGCTAAATTATAGTTTTTTAAACGTAGGTATGATTTTGTTTACTACTTTTGCCTTTGTATTTATAAGCTTTTTAATATATCTTATATCAAACAGAGCTATGAAAAATCTTAAGTCACAAAAGTTGTGGCTTCAAGGTAAGAAACAGGTTGTAACTGTAGACACTAGTTTTTCTAGAAGCAAGAGCAATATGCTTGTGTCAGCTTGGTTTTTCTTGATACCTGCAGCTATCATTATAGTAAATATAATTTTAGGATATATGAATTATAACTCTTTACCTTATAAAGTCCCTACACACTGGGATTTTTCCGGTAATGTAACGGGATATCAATTTAAATCCAGGTTTCTAATTTGGGAGATGCCAATTGCTCAGATTTTTAGTACTTTTATATTTTTTATAGTCTATAAGGGAATTGGATGGTCAAAACAGCAGATTAGTTCTATAGATCCAGAAGCATCCGTAAAGAAAAATAGTATATTTAGAAGAAGCTGGTCCATATATATGGTTGTCTTTGCTGTAGTGACCAATCTTTTACTAACTGTTGCTACTGTTCAGATGTTTAGAGTATTTAATGTGAGTAATACTTTTTCAATCATCATAATATTGGCTTTTGTATTAATTACAATTTTAGGAAGTATAGCCTTATCCTTAAAGATTGGACAGGGTGGAAGCAATATAAAATTTAAAAGTGATGATGAAGAAAAAGGAAAGTCCGGTTTTGGCGATAAAGATGATGATAAGTGCTGGGTACTAGGAAATAGTATATATTATAACAAGAATGATCCATCCTTATTTGTGGAAAAAAGATTTGGCATAGGCTGGACCATAAATGCAGGCAGACCACTTGGAATGGCAATATATATAGGAAGTATTGTGATTATAATTGTAACTATAATTTTTGCTGTATTTAGTGGAAAATAA
- a CDS encoding pyridoxal phosphate-dependent aminotransferase — MISNKMKEHVSKSSIIRAMFEEGKRLASIYGEENVFDFSLGNPNVEPPEAIKKAVNEIISEESPNMVHGYMSNSGYEDVRAKIAENINKKYNLKLTENNLVMTCGAAGGLNIIFKTLLNPRDEVITFSPFFGEYENYVDNFGGKLVIVPSDTETFEPDLNALEQSINAKTKAIIINSPNNPTGIIYSEKLIKDLSQLLDKKQEQLGTSIYLISDEPYREIAYDGVKVPYILNYYRNSIVGYSYSKSLSLPGERIGYVVCSSDMDDFKDVMPALNVANRILGFVNAPSLFQRVIAKCLDSSVDMNIYKKNRDLLYNHLVKIGFSCVKPEGAFYLFPKSLIADDVEFAKEAKKFNLLIVPGSSFKCPGHFRLSYCISYDKIEKSLDSFDKLAKKYL, encoded by the coding sequence ATGATATCCAATAAAATGAAAGAACACGTATCTAAAAGTTCTATAATAAGGGCTATGTTTGAAGAAGGAAAGAGACTAGCTTCAATTTATGGGGAAGAAAATGTATTTGACTTTAGTTTGGGAAATCCAAATGTAGAACCGCCAGAGGCTATAAAAAAGGCAGTAAATGAAATCATATCCGAGGAATCTCCCAATATGGTTCATGGTTACATGAGCAATTCGGGTTATGAGGATGTAAGGGCTAAAATTGCAGAAAACATAAATAAAAAATACAATTTGAAGCTTACTGAAAATAACTTGGTAATGACTTGTGGTGCAGCAGGAGGACTTAATATAATTTTCAAAACCCTTTTAAATCCAAGAGATGAAGTTATTACATTTTCACCTTTCTTTGGGGAATATGAGAATTATGTAGATAACTTTGGTGGAAAGCTTGTAATAGTACCTTCAGATACAGAAACTTTTGAGCCAGATTTAAATGCATTGGAGCAATCTATAAATGCTAAAACAAAGGCAATAATCATAAATTCACCAAACAATCCTACAGGAATAATTTATTCAGAAAAGCTTATTAAAGATTTATCACAGCTTTTAGACAAGAAACAGGAACAACTTGGTACTAGTATATACTTAATTTCAGATGAACCCTACAGGGAAATAGCATATGATGGAGTAAAGGTTCCATACATATTGAATTATTATAGAAATTCTATTGTAGGCTATTCTTATAGCAAATCCCTTTCGCTCCCGGGTGAGAGAATAGGATATGTAGTTTGCAGTAGTGATATGGATGATTTTAAAGATGTAATGCCTGCCCTTAATGTGGCAAATAGAATTTTAGGTTTTGTAAATGCACCATCTTTATTTCAAAGGGTAATTGCAAAATGTTTGGATTCAAGCGTAGATATGAATATATATAAGAAGAACAGAGACTTACTATACAATCATCTTGTTAAAATAGGATTTTCTTGTGTTAAACCTGAAGGTGCTTTTTATTTATTTCCTAAGTCATTAATTGCTGATGACGTTGAATTTGCAAAGGAAGCAAAGAAATTTAACCTGCTAATAGTTCCAGGTTCATCCTTTAAATGCCCTGGTCACTTTAGACTTTCCTATTGCATTTCTTACGATAAAATAGAAAAATCTTTAGACAGTTTTGATAAGCTTGCAAAGAAATACCTCTAG